From one Mya arenaria isolate MELC-2E11 chromosome 4, ASM2691426v1 genomic stretch:
- the LOC128232436 gene encoding uncharacterized protein LOC128232436 codes for MARPIPSEEQANKFFDEVNTDGNDEVSIQELINKLEQCGYSQDKCISIFTDIDKNCDKKISRHEFVDEVCKKAREDAVADIFAAADRDGSGQISRDEMINYLKETGALDKDIQRIDEQFQKADADGSGFMDRGEFENVMKKGC; via the exons ATGGCCCGTCCAATTCCCAGTGAAGAGCAGGCCAATAAGTTTTTCGACGAGGTTAATACAGATGGTAATGATGAAGTCAGTATCCAGGAGCTGATAAACAAACTCGAACAGTGCGGCTACAGCCAGGATAAGTGCATt agcATCTTCACCGACATTGATAAAAACTGCGACAAAAAAATAAGCAGACACGAATTTGTCGATGAAGTCTGCAAGAAAGCGAGAGA GGATGCAGTGGCCGATATTTTTGCGGCTGCGGACAGGGACGGTTCTGGCCAAATTAGCCGGGATGAGATGATCAACTACCTTAAGGAAACTGGAGCTC TTGATAAGGATATTCAGAGGATAGACGAACAGTTCCAGAAAGCGGATGCGGATGGCTCTGGTTTCATGGATAGGGGAGAGTTTGAAAATGTTATGAAGAAAGGCTGTTGA